Below is a genomic region from Fusobacterium sp. FSA-380-WT-3A.
TTTGCTTTTGATAATACAAGTGGTGTAGCCGCTACTATTAAATTATCAGTTGGTGTATAAAGAACATCTACTTCTTTTAAAATTACATCCATTGCTTGACCTATTTCATTTATATTTGTTATGCCTTTTTCTACAATTTCGTACCCATATTTATTACTTTCTTTTTTTAATATATCTACTAATACTAAAGAATTTTCTTCGCTTGTATTGTATACAACACCTATTTTTTTAGCAGTTGGTAATAAAATTTTTATAAGTTCTACCTGTTTTTCTACTGGAGCCATATCACTAACTCCTGTTACATTAGCTCCTATAAGTCCTGCAGATATTGGATCTGTTACAGCCGCTACAATTATAGGTATTTCTTTTGTTACATTATACATTGCTTGAGAAGATGGTGTTGATATTGCCAAAACTAAATCTTTTTTATCTTGAACATATGAATTTGCTATAGTTTGTGCAGTACCAAAATCTCCTTGAGCATTTTGATAATCTATTTCAACTTTTGTTTCATCATATCCTTTATCTTTTAAACACTCCTTAAAACCTACTACAACCTCATCCAAAGCAGCATGCTCTATTATTTGTGTTATTCCAATTTTTATCTTTTCTTCTTTTTTTTCTCCACATCCAACTAATACTCCTAATATTGATAAAATTAATAATATTTTTTTCATCATCTTCATTTCCTCCTAAAATTAAAAATTTATTTATGAAATAATAATAACATATTTTAATTTTAGTTTATAGATAACAATTTTTTTATTTTTTTGTTCTCTATTTCTATCAATTTTATTTTCTATTTATTTATTTTCACAATTATTAGAATAATTAAAATTGTTCGATATTTATTTATTTTCTTAATAATTACAAGTCTCTTAATAGAATTTTTATCTTTTTAATATAATATACTTTTACTTTTTTACAAAAAATAACTTAAAAACCTTTTAATACTTTTTCTCCTTATTATTTTAATAAATTCAAAATTCTTTATACAATATCAATCTTTTTTTTAATTATAATTTTTTTAATTTCTTTTCTTATCTTTTTGATAAATTTTTTTATCATAAATATAAATTTCTCTATATTTTATCTATTTTTA
It encodes:
- a CDS encoding ABC transporter substrate-binding protein translates to MMKKILLILSILGVLVGCGEKKEEKIKIGITQIIEHAALDEVVVGFKECLKDKGYDETKVEIDYQNAQGDFGTAQTIANSYVQDKKDLVLAISTPSSQAMYNVTKEIPIIVAAVTDPISAGLIGANVTGVSDMAPVEKQVELIKILLPTAKKIGVVYNTSEENSLVLVDILKKESNKYGYEIVEKGITNINEIGQAMDVILKEVDVLYTPTDNLIVAATPLVLSKAKENKVPVIGCIEDQIKQGALATETISYKNSGYQAGEMAIEILNGKKPNDIPIETLENTVLLINRTSMKELGIELPEILKERAIIID